Proteins encoded by one window of Microcoleus sp. FACHB-68:
- a CDS encoding pentapeptide repeat-containing protein — MKLSFLVALMLPATLCLAMPVKAENPAHVQQLLKTKQCQGCDLSGANLQGANLAQADLSGANLSGANLREANLFQANLTNTNLININLINANLFEANFTNSNLSNAELGDANLCYINLNQANLKGANLTNANLGVADLSNANLSHANLSGANLMDAKLNGVLLEKANLAGVNLKGASWDEGSLLGQMGLNNNDAIGAGQAIAK, encoded by the coding sequence ATGAAATTAAGCTTTTTAGTGGCTTTAATGCTGCCGGCAACACTTTGTTTAGCAATGCCGGTGAAAGCGGAAAATCCCGCACACGTTCAACAATTACTGAAAACTAAACAATGTCAAGGATGCGATCTGAGCGGTGCTAATCTTCAAGGTGCGAATTTAGCTCAAGCTGATTTAAGCGGTGCAAACTTAAGTGGAGCTAATTTGCGTGAAGCTAACCTGTTTCAAGCCAATTTAACAAATACGAATTTGATTAATATCAATCTTATTAATGCCAATTTATTTGAGGCAAATTTTACTAATAGCAACCTAAGTAATGCTGAGTTAGGAGATGCTAATCTCTGTTATATTAATTTAAATCAAGCAAATTTAAAGGGTGCAAATCTAACGAACGCCAATCTCGGTGTTGCAGATTTGAGTAATGCTAATTTGAGTCATGCTAACCTGAGTGGCGCTAATTTAATGGATGCCAAGCTAAATGGGGTGCTTTTAGAGAAAGCTAACTTAGCTGGTGTAAATCTCAAAGGCGCTAGCTGGGATGAAGGCAGCCTGCTGGGTCAAATGGGTCTTAACAACAATGATGCAATTGGAGCCGGCCAAGCGATTGCTAAATAA
- the hemH gene encoding ferrochelatase: MGRVGVLLLNLGGPDQIEDVRPFLFNLFSDPEIIRLPFPWLQKPLAWLISSMRAKKSQANYLQIGGGSPLRRITDEQAQALQKNLQEKGKDAQVYVGMRYWHPFTEEAIARIKRDQIEQLVILPLYPQFSISTSGSSFRLLEKLWLEDPSLERLEYTAIPSWYNRPGYLQAMAQLITQELDQSPNPDNVHIFFSAHGVPVSYVEEAGDPYQQEIEHCTELIMQTLNRPNPHTLAYQSRVGPVEWLKPYTEDAIKELAAEGVEDLLVVPISFVSEHIETLQEIDMEYRELAEEAGIHNFHRVPALNTHPVFIDDLANLVVEALETPGLQLASVMHPKKQVKMYPQERWAWGMTTTAEVWNGRLAMLGFLGLMVELITGHGPLHFIGLL, translated from the coding sequence ATGGGCCGTGTAGGGGTTTTATTGCTAAATCTGGGAGGGCCAGATCAAATAGAGGATGTCCGTCCCTTCCTGTTTAACCTATTTTCCGATCCAGAGATTATCCGCCTACCGTTTCCCTGGTTGCAGAAACCCTTGGCATGGCTGATTTCCTCCATGAGAGCTAAGAAATCTCAAGCAAATTACCTGCAAATTGGTGGCGGATCTCCCCTGCGTCGCATCACAGACGAACAAGCCCAAGCCCTGCAAAAGAACCTGCAAGAAAAGGGGAAAGATGCCCAAGTCTATGTGGGAATGCGTTACTGGCATCCGTTTACCGAAGAAGCTATTGCCAGAATTAAGCGTGACCAGATTGAACAGCTGGTGATTTTGCCCCTCTATCCTCAATTTTCAATTAGCACCAGCGGTTCCTCGTTCCGGCTGCTAGAAAAACTGTGGCTAGAAGATCCATCTCTCGAACGGCTGGAATATACAGCAATTCCTTCCTGGTACAACCGGCCCGGCTATCTGCAAGCAATGGCCCAACTGATTACCCAAGAATTAGACCAGTCTCCCAACCCTGATAACGTTCACATTTTCTTTAGCGCCCACGGCGTTCCCGTCAGCTACGTTGAAGAAGCCGGCGATCCCTATCAACAAGAGATCGAACACTGCACCGAGTTGATTATGCAGACGCTCAACCGGCCTAATCCTCACACCCTAGCCTATCAAAGTCGTGTCGGGCCGGTGGAATGGCTCAAGCCCTATACTGAGGATGCCATTAAGGAACTGGCTGCCGAGGGCGTTGAAGATTTGCTGGTTGTGCCTATCAGTTTTGTCTCGGAACACATCGAGACGCTGCAAGAAATTGATATGGAGTATCGGGAATTGGCGGAGGAAGCCGGTATTCATAACTTCCACCGGGTGCCGGCGCTCAATACCCACCCCGTATTTATTGACGATCTGGCTAATTTAGTCGTTGAAGCCCTTGAGACTCCTGGCTTGCAGTTGGCTTCTGTGATGCACCCCAAGAAACAGGTGAAGATGTATCCCCAAGAACGCTGGGCGTGGGGCATGACAACCACTGCTGAAGTGTGGAACGGGCGTCTAGCCATGCTGGGCTTCCTGGGATTGATGGTGGAGTTAATCACCGGCCACGGCCCTTTGCACTTTATTGGGTTGCTGTAA
- a CDS encoding class I SAM-dependent methyltransferase, which produces MATILRDWSYRYQWLYDGISRIAALSVGGESRFRRLALQDLSINQDTKILDLCCGSGQATQFLVKYSQSVTGLDASPLSLRRAQQNVPQAEYVEAFAEKMPFPDNYFEIVHTSVAMHEMEPQQRRQIFQQVYRVLKPGGIFTMVDFHRPTNLLFWPGFAVFLWLFETETSWQLIESDVPAVLSEIGFEVSRHALYAGGSLQVIQAKK; this is translated from the coding sequence ATGGCAACAATTTTAAGAGACTGGAGTTATCGATATCAATGGCTATACGATGGGATTTCCCGCATTGCTGCCCTTAGCGTCGGTGGAGAGAGCAGATTTCGCCGGCTGGCTTTGCAAGATTTGTCAATAAATCAAGATACAAAAATACTCGATCTCTGTTGCGGCAGCGGTCAGGCAACGCAATTTTTGGTGAAATACTCCCAATCTGTTACCGGCCTTGATGCTTCCCCTTTGTCATTGAGACGAGCTCAGCAAAATGTTCCCCAAGCTGAATATGTAGAAGCATTTGCTGAAAAGATGCCGTTTCCTGACAATTATTTCGAGATTGTGCATACAAGTGTGGCGATGCACGAGATGGAACCGCAACAGCGCCGGCAAATTTTTCAACAAGTATACCGGGTGCTAAAACCGGGCGGCATCTTTACAATGGTGGATTTTCATCGCCCCACAAATCTTTTATTTTGGCCGGGTTTTGCTGTGTTTTTGTGGTTGTTTGAAACAGAAACTTCTTGGCAGCTCATTGAAAGTGATGTGCCGGCTGTGTTGTCGGAGATAGGGTTTGAAGTGAGCCGGCACGCTTTGTATGCCGGTGGCAGTTTGCAAGTCATTCAAGCGAAAAAGTGA
- a CDS encoding Uma2 family endonuclease yields MSDLQTKIKSEIWVPATWEEYIQITENPAYEKAKCYYHNGHLRIEMTPLGHDHGCDHTIITVAVNLFCIVKHIPIKGITNTTYRQTGVQECQPDISYYIGNNSQAIPWGTSIIDLDRYPSPELVIEVANTSLADDQGAKRLLYEDLQVKEYWIVDVANVRMIAFAIENGGSRRISESLVLPGLGMPVLEEALRRSRTIDQSQVGAWLLQQFQQ; encoded by the coding sequence ATGAGTGACTTACAAACTAAAATCAAGAGTGAGATTTGGGTGCCGGCAACTTGGGAAGAATACATCCAAATTACCGAAAATCCAGCTTATGAAAAAGCTAAGTGCTACTACCACAATGGACATTTGAGGATTGAAATGACACCACTGGGACATGACCACGGCTGCGATCATACAATTATTACTGTTGCTGTCAACCTGTTTTGCATCGTTAAACACATTCCTATCAAAGGGATAACTAACACAACTTACCGGCAAACGGGGGTTCAAGAGTGCCAGCCTGATATTTCCTATTACATTGGTAATAATTCCCAAGCGATTCCTTGGGGAACATCAATTATTGATTTAGATCGCTATCCGTCTCCTGAATTAGTCATTGAAGTTGCTAATACTTCACTCGCAGATGATCAGGGGGCAAAACGGCTGCTGTATGAAGATTTACAGGTGAAAGAATACTGGATTGTAGACGTGGCAAATGTACGAATGATTGCCTTTGCAATTGAGAATGGAGGAAGCCGGCGCATTTCTGAGTCTCTGGTGTTGCCAGGATTAGGAATGCCGGTTTTGGAAGAAGCACTGCGGCGCTCTCGCACGATAGATCAATCCCAAGTTGGTGCGTGGTTATTACAGCAATTTCAACAGTGA
- a CDS encoding transposase — protein MHKSVSSDLNNAAWQLIEAIVPAKSVIGHPRAVKLRDVVNAIFYVLRGGYLPLWQKLGIWQSLQDCLRTQ, from the coding sequence ATGCACAAATCCGTTTCAAGTGACCTTAACAATGCCGCGTGGCAGTTGATTGAAGCGATTGTGCCGGCTAAATCTGTTATTGGCCACCCCAGAGCTGTTAAGTTGCGAGATGTCGTTAACGCCATTTTCTATGTGCTACGAGGAGGCTACCTGCCTCTGTGGCAGAAACTTGGCATCTGGCAGAGTTTGCAAGATTGTCTACGCACCCAATGA
- a CDS encoding TOBE-like domain-containing protein, translating to MDIIIDKVSKHYDSFKAVDEVQLKIKSGSLVALLGPSGSGKSTLLRLVAGLETPDSGRIWIADEEATHKSVQDRKIGFVFQHYALFKHLTVRQNIAFGLEIRNALKARTNARVEELLELVQLKGMGDRYPSQLSGGQRQRVALARALAVEPKVLLLDEPFGALDAKVRKDLRVWLRRLHAEVHVTTVFVTHDQEEAMEVSDEIVVMNKGKVEQVGTPAQIYDQPATPFVMSFIGPVNVLPSSSRFFSNNEVDEAPPEVFVRPHDVVVATQPKEAAAPAKIKRLINLGWEVQAELALEDGQVVNAILSRERFNELNLVPQQQVYVKPKSAKSFPPSYSI from the coding sequence GTGGACATCATCATTGATAAGGTATCCAAGCATTACGACAGTTTTAAGGCTGTTGACGAAGTTCAGTTAAAAATTAAAAGTGGTTCTCTAGTGGCGTTACTGGGACCCTCAGGCTCTGGCAAATCCACTTTGCTGAGGCTGGTTGCTGGATTAGAAACTCCCGATAGCGGCAGAATTTGGATCGCGGACGAGGAGGCTACTCATAAGAGCGTCCAAGACCGCAAGATCGGCTTTGTGTTTCAGCACTACGCTTTGTTCAAACACTTGACCGTTCGCCAGAATATTGCGTTTGGTCTGGAGATCCGCAACGCTCTCAAGGCTAGAACAAATGCAAGAGTGGAAGAGCTGCTGGAGTTAGTGCAGTTGAAGGGAATGGGTGATCGCTATCCGTCCCAACTCTCTGGGGGTCAGCGGCAACGGGTGGCGCTGGCGCGAGCGCTGGCCGTTGAACCGAAAGTGCTGCTGCTTGATGAACCGTTCGGGGCGTTAGATGCGAAAGTCCGCAAAGATTTACGGGTTTGGTTGCGCCGGCTCCATGCTGAAGTCCACGTCACAACCGTTTTTGTCACCCACGATCAGGAAGAGGCAATGGAAGTTTCTGATGAAATTGTGGTGATGAATAAGGGCAAAGTTGAACAAGTCGGCACGCCGGCTCAAATATATGACCAGCCAGCTACGCCATTTGTGATGAGTTTTATTGGGCCGGTCAATGTTCTGCCCAGTAGTTCGCGCTTTTTCTCTAACAATGAGGTTGATGAAGCCCCTCCAGAAGTTTTTGTGCGCCCTCACGATGTAGTCGTAGCAACCCAGCCAAAAGAGGCCGCTGCTCCTGCAAAGATCAAACGACTGATTAATCTTGGTTGGGAAGTTCAAGCCGAATTAGCTTTAGAGGACGGTCAAGTTGTCAATGCGATTCTCAGCCGAGAACGATTTAATGAGTTAAATTTGGTGCCACAACAACAGGTTTATGTAAAACCGAAATCTGCCAAATCTTTTCCACCCTCATACTCAATTTAA
- a CDS encoding phosphatase PAP2 family protein, whose translation MTKPNFQQLLQSFSSFLKQLFIARWRPLLALFVGVCLPLLIFEELAVEIWKNEGAFPWDVSILLAIHETTQAQLDAFALFLTQFGGFHGVFLISTVLSLVLLVRRRWRSLAYLLTTLVGTAIINRTAKSLMHRIRPHLWESSYPPAHDYAFPSGHAMSSMALIAVLVILTWGSRWCWFVGIFGSFFVLGIAWTRLYLGVHFPSDILAGWLVSVAWAVGVSLLIKPHLTKANPLSDQTISDSSFSS comes from the coding sequence ATGACTAAACCAAATTTTCAGCAGTTGCTTCAATCATTCTCCAGCTTCCTCAAGCAGCTATTTATTGCCCGCTGGCGTCCTCTGCTGGCGCTATTTGTAGGAGTGTGTTTACCTTTGTTGATCTTTGAGGAGCTTGCAGTCGAGATATGGAAGAATGAAGGTGCCTTTCCGTGGGATGTATCGATCCTATTAGCAATTCACGAAACTACACAGGCGCAATTGGATGCTTTTGCGCTTTTCCTAACTCAATTTGGGGGGTTTCATGGTGTCTTTTTAATTTCGACTGTACTTTCACTGGTGCTATTGGTTCGACGCCGGTGGCGATCTTTAGCCTATTTGCTAACCACGCTTGTGGGAACCGCGATCATCAACCGCACAGCAAAAAGTTTAATGCATCGAATACGTCCTCATCTGTGGGAGTCATCCTATCCACCAGCGCATGACTATGCGTTTCCGAGCGGTCATGCAATGTCCAGCATGGCGCTGATCGCAGTTTTGGTAATTCTGACCTGGGGCAGCCGGTGGTGCTGGTTCGTGGGGATATTTGGCAGCTTTTTTGTATTGGGAATTGCTTGGACACGGCTCTATTTAGGCGTTCACTTTCCCAGCGATATTCTAGCCGGCTGGCTGGTTTCAGTGGCTTGGGCAGTGGGAGTCAGCCTACTAATTAAACCGCATTTAACTAAAGCAAACCCACTGAGCGATCAAACCATCAGTGATTCAAGTTTTTCTTCCTGA
- a CDS encoding ABC transporter transmembrane domain-containing protein has protein sequence MKADLILKVATNDPGDLPDRVSVKILCRRLFTYIWQNKSPLFMGLGTIVCLSLLQVLLPQITRYVIDTVIPEKKFHYLPWVAGSILFISFLIGVLNFFRSYMMSLFGQRTIDHIRNDLYKHLQKLSIGFFNSQRTGDLMTRLSQNVNTIGNLVTADIADILADSFTFVVIVSYLITADWQLTLLLLITWPLIIYLTQVFGKSMREAYFDVQIQAAAVNDHLQDTISNINIIKSFGNEQYEINRFSQQSRNYRDANIRATRLWSVFFPLIDILNNLSTVIVLVFGSWEVMVGRLTIGELAAFLAYINQMNQPIRRFSKVINLMQRVVVALDRIFEIFDTKPEVVEKEEAVSLTSLKGSLKFEDVEFAYNSEKPVLDNFNLEIKTGMTVALVGSSGAGKSTVAKLAARFYDPQKGRILIDEYDLRDVSLESLREQMGIVSQETLLLYGTVRDNIAYGKLDATDQEIEEAAKAANAHDFIVSFPDGYNSLISERGVNLSGGQKQRLAIARVLLKNPQFIVLDEATSALDTESESLIQESLEKLFKGRTSLVIAHRLSTIQQADLIVVMEHGRIVETGTHAELLSKEGRYAHLHALQFPQKYSRLTSPEIQEEKLESLMV, from the coding sequence GTGAAAGCAGATTTAATTCTCAAGGTTGCCACGAATGACCCCGGTGACTTACCGGACAGAGTATCGGTTAAAATACTGTGCCGGCGTCTTTTCACCTACATTTGGCAGAATAAGTCCCCATTATTCATGGGTTTGGGGACGATTGTTTGTCTTTCTCTGCTTCAGGTTCTCCTGCCTCAGATTACTCGCTATGTGATTGATACGGTTATTCCAGAAAAAAAATTTCATTACTTGCCTTGGGTAGCCGGCTCAATTTTATTCATTTCCTTCTTAATCGGAGTTCTTAATTTCTTCCGTAGTTACATGATGTCTCTGTTTGGACAGAGAACGATTGATCATATCAGAAACGACTTATACAAACACCTTCAGAAACTTTCAATTGGCTTCTTCAATAGCCAGCGAACCGGGGATTTAATGACCCGTCTGTCTCAAAATGTCAATACTATTGGCAATTTAGTGACGGCTGACATTGCGGATATTTTGGCAGATAGTTTTACGTTTGTGGTGATTGTCAGTTATCTGATTACCGCTGATTGGCAACTGACTTTGCTACTGCTGATTACTTGGCCTCTGATAATCTATCTGACCCAAGTTTTTGGTAAATCTATGCGTGAGGCTTACTTCGACGTTCAAATCCAAGCAGCAGCGGTTAATGATCACCTGCAAGATACTATTTCTAATATTAATATAATTAAGTCTTTTGGGAATGAGCAATATGAAATTAACCGTTTTTCGCAGCAAAGCCGCAATTATAGAGATGCCAATATTCGCGCTACGCGCCTTTGGTCAGTATTCTTTCCATTAATTGACATTTTAAACAACCTTAGCACCGTTATTGTTCTCGTTTTCGGTTCTTGGGAAGTGATGGTTGGGCGTTTAACCATCGGTGAACTTGCGGCTTTTCTCGCCTATATCAATCAAATGAATCAACCTATCAGGCGGTTTAGCAAAGTTATCAACCTGATGCAAAGAGTTGTCGTTGCGTTAGATAGAATCTTTGAAATATTTGATACAAAACCAGAAGTGGTTGAAAAGGAAGAAGCTGTAAGTTTAACGTCTTTGAAGGGAAGTCTCAAATTTGAAGATGTTGAGTTTGCATATAACAGTGAAAAGCCAGTTCTCGATAACTTTAACCTAGAAATTAAAACGGGAATGACGGTCGCTTTAGTCGGTTCTTCGGGTGCGGGAAAAAGCACAGTGGCTAAATTAGCGGCTCGTTTTTATGACCCGCAAAAAGGCCGGATCTTGATTGATGAATACGATCTACGAGATGTGAGTTTAGAGTCACTGCGAGAGCAAATGGGGATTGTTTCCCAAGAAACTTTACTTCTCTATGGCACTGTGCGCGACAACATTGCTTATGGAAAGCTAGATGCTACAGACCAAGAGATTGAAGAAGCCGCTAAAGCCGCCAATGCTCACGATTTTATTGTCAGCTTTCCTGATGGTTACAACTCCCTTATTAGTGAGCGTGGGGTGAATTTATCAGGGGGACAGAAGCAGCGCTTAGCGATTGCGAGAGTTTTGCTCAAAAACCCTCAATTTATTGTACTAGATGAAGCAACTTCTGCTCTAGATACTGAGTCTGAGTCTCTCATTCAAGAGTCTTTAGAAAAACTATTTAAAGGTCGGACTAGCTTAGTCATTGCTCACCGGCTTTCAACTATCCAGCAGGCAGATTTGATTGTCGTTATGGAACATGGGCGTATTGTAGAAACTGGAACTCATGCAGAATTACTTTCTAAAGAAGGACGGTACGCCCATTTACACGCTCTCCAGTTTCCACAAAAATACAGCCGGTTAACTTCACCAGAGATTCAGGAAGAAAAACTTGAATCACTGATGGTTTGA